GTTTTACATGGCTCGTCAACGCATACGGCGTACATATTTGTCATATATGTGTACGACAGCACAATGCTCAAAATCCTGTTGTGAAATATACGTAATTTTGCTAATAAAACGTTACCATTGTGGGAGGAACACCAACGCGCTGGTCCTGGCGAACATAATTACTTCGATGAAGGTCAGACTCGCAGGACTGCGCAAGCGCAAGTAAATGGCAAGCTGTGGACGAAAAAACAAACCTCGCGTTACTTCAAAGTACACGTAAATTGATGACGAAATACACACAGAAGCGGCAGATTTTTAGGAGGAAGGAGAAGAGCATAATAACAGTGGAACGTGTTCGAGGATTATTTCGAATTTAAATAATTTATATGTAGACGATTATTATTTGACATGGGGAAAGAGGGTTTTCTAAGCCCAAAGGCGATCGGGAATAGGATCAAAGCAAAAGGTCTTCAAAAATTGCGATGGTATTGTCAAATGTGCCAGAAACAATGTCGAGACGAGGTAAGAAAGATGGCTAACTTAGCTAAATTAGCTATCTAACGTTATATAGCGTAACGTTTGGAATATTTGCTAGTAGGTGCAAGCCAAATGTTGCAAGCGTCCTAAACGACCAACTCGTTGGGACAGAATGTAAATTAACCATGTAAGTTAGCGAGCTAGATAGACTGTATTGTCCTCAGGAAAGTAACGATCAGGGATGTCAGAAGTTAGGTTCTACACACTAACGGTAACGCCCGGGACAAGAGCCAGTTTAGGTTGAACTAGCTTTCTCTTTCTGCCCATAGAATGGCTTCAAATGCCACTGCATGTCCGAGTCCCACCAGAGACAGCTGCTGCTGGCCTCGGAGGACCCCAACAAGATCATGGACAACTTCTCACAGTGAGTCAATCTGCATTTACTTAGGTCTGGCTGTTGGTATGTCGTTTTCTATAACACTGTCTCCAAAAAAATGTTAAAATTACATGTCAATAATGGTGTGATGATGAGTCAGGGGAGGTGTTCCACCAGTGGACTTATTTgcattctcctctctccactcttccTCTCACCAAGGGAGTTCAAGAATGACTTTATTGAGCTGATCAGAAGACGCTTTGGTAATATTTGATTTCTTCTGAAACTATATATTATATGTGCATGCAATATTACACTAGCTACTTATAAAGAGACTGTAAGACAAACCTCAACCTgactgaatctctctctctctctctctctctctctctctttctctctctctctctctctcccccctccaggaACCAAGCGAGTACAAAACAACATTGTCTATAACGAGTACATCAATGACAGAGAGCATGTCCATATGAATTCCACCCAGTGGGAGACTCTCACTGAATTCACCAAGTGGCTGGGGAAAGAGGGTACTGTCACGCTCATACCCCTTAGAACAGAAgttatgtgtgtttgtctgtgtctgtctgatcCCTGACATTGCTGTGTCTGATGACTTCTCCCAGGTTTCTGTAAGGTGGACGAGACGCCCAAAGGCTGGTACATCCAGTACATCGACCGCGACCCAGAGACCATCCGGAGGCAGGAGGAGCTGGAGAGGAAGAAGAAGCAGGACCTTGATGACCAAGAGCGCAGTGCCAAGTTCATAGAGGAGCAGGTCCGCCGGGGCCAAGGAGGCAGGGAGCCAGAGGTGAGAGAGTACCACTACTGCCCTCCTCTGACTAGGAGGTCATATTACACTCCGTCTGTTGAACAGGGACTGGCCAAGGGTTCTGTTTACTAGGGATGTAATGATTCACTGATACGCATCGGCACCCGGTACAAATGTTTAAGATACAGTGCATCATAAAATCTATTTAAAATTATACAAACCCCTAGTTCACTAACGTTTTTCCAAAAAGACCTCTAATCTTTTGTGACTGAATTTGTGTGTCCTTTCCTCCAGTAGCCTATGCATGTCAATTCATAAGACAGTCATTGATCTCCAAGTCAGAtaacggggcggcaggtagcctagtggttagagcgttgggccagtaaccgaaaggttgctagatcgaatccccaagctgacaaggtcgttctgcccctgaacaaggcagaacaaggcactgttcctaggccatcattgtaaataagaatgtgttcttaactgacttgcctagtcaaataaaggttaaattaaacaaATAACAACTGCGCACAGAGCAGCTCGCACCCATGAGAGCCTATCCCTGATCTAATATTCGTATATCTGTGCGGCACAAGCAGCATTCAAATGCTTGTAAAATGGCTTTTGCAATGCCGAATCTTAGGCTTTATTAGTTGGGTGACAAACAATATAATTTGTTGAGTCATTGTTACCAAATGCACTGTAGAATTTTTTTTACTGGTTGTTGTTTTACTGGAGTTGTATAGGCTACCGGAGTGGACACAACTCTCATCTTTCTGATTACACATCTAACTTCTGATTGGGGCTTTTCGATTGCCAGGTTCACCTTAAGAAATAGATTGGTGGTTTTGCTTTAAACAATcagtgcttttttttttttttacatgaacaGGTTAAAGTTGTAATTTCATAAACATTTTGCAAGCCGCAATGTAGGCCTGTGGTCGAAGCGGGAGAAGAGCAGCTCACCTGTGTAAAGTTTCAAACGTTCACAACCATTCAATTATGAGACGGGGGTGAAATCCAAAGCTGCGTTATATTAATTTGCTATTTCAGCTCATTTCTAAAGataaatatttacattttatGAGCAAAAAAAAAGACAAATTAATAAGTAGGTGAATGAGATTTCAAAAGTGTGGGGACAAAAAGCATAAACTCCTCCTAATCAGATAGTGGTAGATGCTCAGTCTGCCCTCTGGCTCAGCTCAGGCGCctacacacaccatacatcatTCTCACGCACACACAGCTCAGAGATGTCATCTCCGACAGAATTCACATCCCTACTGTTCAGCAAAGATACTGTTTACCTATGACATGTCATGGAATCAAAACAATCTCCCTCTTTTTCCAGGAAGCACCGGTTTTCACTGAGTTGAAACGAGAAAGTGAAGAAGAGAAaagtatgtttttattttttatatagatAGCTCATGATGCATTTGGTCAGAAATTATGCTGATTACACCGTTATGCCCGCTCTTCTCTCACTGGTTATATTTCTGATTTATATTTCAGTTACCTTCAATCTGGCCAAGGGCTCCTGTTCCTCTGCGGATGGCCCATCTAAAGCCAGGTACAGTAATCTGAAGCTCAGTAAGAATGACTCACCATCATCAATGGCAATGCAAAAGTAAAATGACTGTGGGGATTTCACTCTTTCACTCAGATTAACACTGTGTCTACCTCTTCCCCTTAGTGTGGCCCTGGGTCCCAGTGCCCTGAAGGCAGCAGGTTCAGGGAAAAGGAAAGATGCGCCCTCCACCTCAGAAGccaaagagaagaagaagaagtcagCCCTGGATGAGATCATGGAGGTACGGTAGTGTTTCCAGTTCTCCCTCTCAGATCTGACTTGATGCACTGTCAAGTTAACTCTGTGTTTAACACGGGCGCATGTAACCCTTTGTGAACTGCGTTATGTTCAGATGGAGGAGCAGAAGAAGAGGTCTGTGAGAGCGGACCACTGGCTGCACCCCGGCATCGTAATCAAAGTTGTTACCAAGAGACTGGGGGAGAAATACCACAAGAAGAAAGGAGTTGTCAAGGTAACACATTAGTTTCACACATGAATGATCATATACAAGGTGGGTGATTGGACCAGTTTTGTGTTCTAAGTAGCTTATAAGAGGTTTATAGTCAATAGAAGAatatcatacagttgaagtcggaagtttacgtacaccttagccaaatacatttaaactcagtttttcacaattcctgacatttaatcctcataaaaattcactgtcttaggtcagttaggatcaccactttattttaagaatgtgaaatgtcagaataatagtagagagtgatttatttcagcttttatttctttcatcacattcccagtgggtcagaagtttacatacactcaattagtatttggtagcattgccttttaaattgtttaacttggatcaaacgtttcgcgtagccttccacaaacttcccacaataagttgggtgaattttggcccattcctcctgacagagctgctgtaactgagtcaggtttgtcggcctccttgctcgcacacgctttttcagttctgcccacaaattttctataggattgaggtcagggctttgtgatggccactccaataccttgactttgttgtccttaagccattttgccacaactttggaagtatgcttggggtcattgtccatttggaagacccatttgcatccAAGCTgtagcttcctgactgatgtcttgagatgttgcttcaatatatccacaaaattttcattcctcatgaagccatctattttgtgaagtgcaccagttcctcctgcagcaaagcacccccacaacatgatgctgccacccccgtgcttcatggtttggatggtgttcttcggcttacaagcctccccctttttcttccaaacataatgatggtcattatggccaaacagttctatttttgtttcatcagaccagaggatatttctccaaaaagtacggtctttgtgcctatgtacagttgcaaatcgtagtctggcttgtTTATGGcagatttggagcagtggcttcttccttgctgagcggcctttcaggttatgtcgatataggacttgttttactgtggatatagatacttttgtacctgtttcctccagcatcttcacaaggtccttttctgttgttctgggattgatttgcacaaaaGTCTGttcatctctagcagacagaacgcgtctccttcctgagcggtatgacggctgcgtggtcccatggtgtttatacttgcgtactattgtttgtacagatgaacgtggtaccttcaggcgtttggaaattgctcccaaggatgaaccagaattgtggaggtctacaattttttttttttgaggtcttggctgatttcttttgattttctcatgatgttaagcaaagaggcactgagtttgaaggtaggccttgaaatacatccacaggtacacctccaattgactcaaatgatgtcaattagcctaacagaagccaTGCCatctaaagccatgccataattttctggaattttccaagctgtttaaaggcacagtcaacttagtgtatgtaaactcctgacccactggaattgtgatacagtgaattataagtgaaataatctgtctataaacaattgttggaaaaattacttgtgtcatgcacaaagtagatgtcctaaccgacttgccaaaactgtggttgaaaaacgagttttaatgactccaacctaagtgtatgtaaactcccgacttcaattgtatgtaTTTAGGCTAACAGTTGTTGTGTGTTGTAGGAGGTGCAGGATAAATACACGGCCGTAGTGAAGATGATTGACTCAGGGGACAAACTGAAACTAGACCAGAGTCACCTGGAGACAGTCATCCCTGCACCAGGTAACCTAGTTCTCGCCACGGTTACACACACATGTCCACAGGAAATTGATCATTTGCAAACTGTACATTTGACTTTATCTGTAATCTGGCCTGTTATTTTACCAAATCGAAGAATCAAATCTGACTCATCTGTCCCACAGGTAAACGGGTCCTGGTTCTGAACGGTgtgtacagagacacagagg
This DNA window, taken from Salvelinus namaycush isolate Seneca chromosome 38, SaNama_1.0, whole genome shotgun sequence, encodes the following:
- the LOC120032007 gene encoding DNA/RNA-binding protein KIN17-like, with the protein product MGKEGFLSPKAIGNRIKAKGLQKLRWYCQMCQKQCRDENGFKCHCMSESHQRQLLLASEDPNKIMDNFSQEFKNDFIELIRRRFGTKRVQNNIVYNEYINDREHVHMNSTQWETLTEFTKWLGKEGFCKVDETPKGWYIQYIDRDPETIRRQEELERKKKQDLDDQERSAKFIEEQVRRGQGGREPEEAPVFTELKRESEEEKITFNLAKGSCSSADGPSKASVALGPSALKAAGSGKRKDAPSTSEAKEKKKKSALDEIMEMEEQKKRSVRADHWLHPGIVIKVVTKRLGEKYHKKKGVVKEVQDKYTAVVKMIDSGDKLKLDQSHLETVIPAPGKRVLVLNGVYRDTEALLDSIDERKFSATLTLDSGRMKGRRVDGIAYEDFSKMA